AGTTGCTGCACCAATACCTCTTGCTCCACCTGTGATAAGTACATTTCTTTTTGTCATTTTTTATCCTTTTAAATTTACTTGTTAAATGCAAGTATATTACTGAAATTCTTAAAACTTGTTAAAGACAAGTATTTAGTTTTTTATGTTATAATTTTGTATGGAAAATAAAGAGTTTAATTTACCCGAGTCATACGGATACCACTTTAACATCATCTTTGTAAATATAAAACGGATGATGGAAATAAAGCTTAAACCCTACAATCTTACACATTTACAATTTAGCATCTTGATCAACATCTATAAAAACAACGTAACAACACAAAAAGAGATGTTAAAGTATATAAATGGGGATGAAGCGAGTATTACAAGACTTATCGACAGGCTTGAATCAAAAGGCTACCTCAACCGTGTGCAATCAACAGAAGACAAAAGAAAAAAGAGTTTAGTGCTTACAAAAAGCGGCATAACTTTATCAAAAGAGATCATAGGGTGTGCGCGAGAGGTTAACAAGGAGCTTACAAAAGATCTTAATGAAGATGAAGCAAAAGTGTTGTTAAAATTATTACAGAAAGTACATATTTCAATAAGTGAGAACGAAGCATAAAAGGGTAACGTATGGATCAAAGGTTTGAAAACTACAGGTCGGAGATGATCAACCTTATTACAAGTCGGTACGAACTAAACGGTGCCGTACAAAGTGAGATCCCAAACTTGGATTTTTACTTTTCCAAAGAGCTTACAGAACAGATCAATATTATGTACGAGCCCTCTTTATGTGTAATCCTCCAAGGGGATAAAGCTGTAGGTTTTGGAGAGAACAATTACGGATACGATCATAAAATGTACCTCCTCTCTTCAACCCACCTTCCCGCAAAAATGAAAATACTTAAAGCTTCCAACGAAACACCATACATCTCACTACGAATAAAATTTACACTTGAAAATATCTACGAAGTATTAAAAGCACTTGATTCTCAACAAACAAATTTAGATGAAAATGCCGAAAAAGGTTTGTTTTTCGATGATATGAATATACAGCTCTACGAATCACTCTATAGATTTATGAAACTTTTAGAACGTTCAAAAAAGGATATAGAATTTTTATATCCCCTCCTTACAAAAGAGATCCTCTACAACCTTGTCAAAAGCCAAGGGGGAGCTTTTTTAAGCAAGTTTTGTATGGAGGGAAGTGTTTCAAACAAAATAGTTCAGGTGATAACATATATCAAAGATCACTTTAACGAAAAGCTGAACATAAACACTTTGGCAAAGAGTATAGATATGAGCGAGTCTTCCCTCTACCAACACTTTAAAACGATTACAACCCTCTCCCCTATACAGTTTCAAAAAAAACTGAGACTTGAAGAAGCAAAGCGGCTGTTGCAGTTACAAAACAAAGAGATCAGCGAAGTGGCATTTGCGGTAGGATATGAATCCCCTTCGCAGTTTAGCAGGGAATTTTCAAGAATGTTCGGTTTATCTCCAAAGGCTTTTGCAAATTTAAGAATTGAGGGCGTATAATCTATATAGTAAATCATATATAAAGGATCTGCAATGGCAGTAGTAAGATCTTACGGTGCTACAAAAGAGGTGACTGGTTCATGCCATGTTCTTGAGATTGATGATGTAAAAATCATGATTGACTGCGGTATGTTTCAAGGGGAAGAGGAAGAGAAAAACAAAGATCCATTTTATTTTGAACCTTCCACTATAGACTACATTTTAATTACCCATGCACACCTTGACCACATCGGGCGTATCCCTAAACTTGTAAAAGAGGGCTTTACAGGAAAGATCTATGCCACTGCTGCAACTATGGAGTTAGCGGAGATCATCCTTATAGACAGTGCCAAAATCATGAGTGAAGATTTTCAAACACGATACAGAAAAGCGCAACGTAAAGGTCAAAGTAAAAAGATTGAAAAGCCTTTATATGATCCTATTAATGTTCAAGAAACATTTGAGATGGTCGAATGGGTAAATCCTGAATATGACCAATACTACGATCTGTGTGAAGGGATCAGTTTTGTCTACCGTAATGCCGGGCATATTTTAGGTTCTGCTTTTATAGAGATCTCATATATGGAAAATAACGATTCCCGCTCTATAGTTTTCTCTGGAGATATAGGGAACAACAATGACTTAGTACTCCCCCACTTGGCAAAATGTAAAAAAACAGATGCACTTTATGTTGAGACAACATACGGAGAAAGAGATCATCAGCCCATAGAGGCAACTATACAAGAGTTTAAAGAAACCCTTTTGGCAACTTTAGACAAAGGTGGAAATGTTTTAATCCCCTCTTTTGCCTTAGAACGTACACAAGAACTCTTATGTATATTAAGAGATATGTATGAAAAAGGTGAACTGCCAAAGTGTAAAGTATTTTTAGACTCCCCGATGGCTACACGCGCAACTCAGGTCTATAAACAGTTTGCAAGAGAATTAATACCCAAGTGTCAGGAAAATATCAAAGAAAACGGGAGTGTCTTTAATTTTGAGCTCCTTTCATATACAGAAACGCCTGAAGCATCAAAAAGCATCAATGATGTCAAAAGTCGTGCCATTATAATCGCAGGTGCGGGTATGTGTAACGGTGGTAGGATCGTACACCACTTTAAACACAGAATCTGGGACAAAAACAATGCGGTTATTTTTGTAGGCTTCCAGGCAGAAAGAACTCTTGGACGTGAGATAGTTGACGGAGCACAATGGATCAATGTGTTAGGGGAGGACATAATAGTCCAAGCATCCATCCATACCATCAACGGATTCTCAGCCCATGCTGATCAAGACGGGATCTTAGAGTGGATCTCAGATATTAAAAATCTAAAAAAAGTCTTTTTAGTACATGGTGAACTGGAGAGCCAGACTGCTTTTAAAGAGACACTCAAAGAGAAACTAAACCTTGATGCACACATCGTCTCATTTAAAGAAACAATAGTGCTTGATTAATCAAATAGATATATAATCATTCGATTTTATTACAAAAGGGAAGAGATGATAAAAAACTCTCAAAAACCAAACATAGGTGTATTTTCATATAAATTTTTCGCAAGAGCCAGATTTGGCTTTTTAATTACAATACCGACTATTGTCATCATGGTGATACCTGCATTTTTCTTAGACATGATGGCTACACTCTATCAACTAATAAATTTTAAAGCTTATGAGATCCCTTTAGTAGAGAGAAAAAAGTACATAGTTATAGACAG
Above is a window of Sulfurimonas marina DNA encoding:
- a CDS encoding MBL fold metallo-hydrolase RNA specificity domain-containing protein — encoded protein: MAVVRSYGATKEVTGSCHVLEIDDVKIMIDCGMFQGEEEEKNKDPFYFEPSTIDYILITHAHLDHIGRIPKLVKEGFTGKIYATAATMELAEIILIDSAKIMSEDFQTRYRKAQRKGQSKKIEKPLYDPINVQETFEMVEWVNPEYDQYYDLCEGISFVYRNAGHILGSAFIEISYMENNDSRSIVFSGDIGNNNDLVLPHLAKCKKTDALYVETTYGERDHQPIEATIQEFKETLLATLDKGGNVLIPSFALERTQELLCILRDMYEKGELPKCKVFLDSPMATRATQVYKQFARELIPKCQENIKENGSVFNFELLSYTETPEASKSINDVKSRAIIIAGAGMCNGGRIVHHFKHRIWDKNNAVIFVGFQAERTLGREIVDGAQWINVLGEDIIVQASIHTINGFSAHADQDGILEWISDIKNLKKVFLVHGELESQTAFKETLKEKLNLDAHIVSFKETIVLD
- a CDS encoding AraC family transcriptional regulator — protein: MDQRFENYRSEMINLITSRYELNGAVQSEIPNLDFYFSKELTEQINIMYEPSLCVILQGDKAVGFGENNYGYDHKMYLLSSTHLPAKMKILKASNETPYISLRIKFTLENIYEVLKALDSQQTNLDENAEKGLFFDDMNIQLYESLYRFMKLLERSKKDIEFLYPLLTKEILYNLVKSQGGAFLSKFCMEGSVSNKIVQVITYIKDHFNEKLNINTLAKSIDMSESSLYQHFKTITTLSPIQFQKKLRLEEAKRLLQLQNKEISEVAFAVGYESPSQFSREFSRMFGLSPKAFANLRIEGV
- a CDS encoding MarR family winged helix-turn-helix transcriptional regulator — its product is MENKEFNLPESYGYHFNIIFVNIKRMMEIKLKPYNLTHLQFSILINIYKNNVTTQKEMLKYINGDEASITRLIDRLESKGYLNRVQSTEDKRKKSLVLTKSGITLSKEIIGCAREVNKELTKDLNEDEAKVLLKLLQKVHISISENEA